One Rhodoferax ferrireducens T118 DNA segment encodes these proteins:
- a CDS encoding transporter substrate-binding domain-containing protein, with the protein MIQSKKIISALAIALVAICTSVQADTLANIKQRNKVLVGIDLTFAPFGSMDAAMKPMGSDVSAAKMLAKDLGVELEIVQLTGPNRVPYLLTGKVDMVISSFSITPERKKVIDFSVPYSVSESVILAPKSVQITKLQDLAGKRIGLVRGNLQENLLKPIAPEGMIPVRFDDDASNVVALLSGQVDALGGSKELLPNIAKQSPEKQVESKLSIGILPHGIGIRKEDTSLLNWTNQWVMANLKNGRLSNSYKEAVGFPLPDMSQFMPK; encoded by the coding sequence ATGATTCAATCAAAAAAAATCATTTCCGCATTGGCAATTGCCCTGGTAGCCATATGCACATCTGTGCAGGCCGACACCTTGGCCAACATCAAGCAGAGAAATAAGGTACTCGTCGGCATCGATCTGACCTTTGCACCCTTTGGCAGCATGGACGCTGCAATGAAACCTATGGGGTCTGATGTGTCTGCGGCGAAGATGCTGGCCAAAGATCTGGGCGTGGAATTGGAAATTGTTCAACTGACCGGACCCAACCGTGTCCCTTATCTCCTGACCGGCAAGGTGGACATGGTCATCTCCTCGTTCAGTATCACGCCAGAACGCAAGAAAGTGATTGACTTCAGCGTTCCCTACAGTGTTTCGGAGTCAGTGATTCTGGCGCCCAAATCAGTCCAAATCACCAAGTTGCAGGACCTCGCAGGCAAACGTATTGGCCTGGTCCGCGGCAATCTCCAGGAAAACCTGCTCAAGCCCATCGCCCCCGAAGGCATGATACCGGTACGCTTCGATGACGATGCGTCCAACGTAGTGGCCCTGTTGTCGGGACAAGTAGATGCACTGGGCGGCTCGAAGGAGCTGCTACCCAACATTGCCAAGCAAAGCCCCGAGAAGCAGGTAGAGTCGAAGCTCTCCATTGGCATTCTTCCCCACGGCATTGGCATTCGTAAGGAAGACACGTCACTACTGAACTGGACCAATCAGTGGGTGATGGCTAACCTGAAGAACGGTCGCCTGAGCAATTCGTACAAAGAGGCCGTGGGATTCCCCTTGCCTGACATGAGCCAATTCATGCCCAAGTAA
- a CDS encoding amino acid ABC transporter ATP-binding protein, with product MSHIVNVENVHKRFGQNHVLNGVSLEIERGQVVAIIGRSGSGKSTLLRCLNGLEKIDSGSIRVCETELNGLASKDLLRLRQRVGIVFQGYNLFPHLTVKRNVTLALTNIKKMSLAEANAIASKVLQQVGMAEKLEAYPEMLSGGQQQRVAIARSLAMMPELILFDEVTSALDPELTGEVLRTMENLAREGMTMTLVTHEMAFAKKVADVLVFMHAGKVWEIGSPKELFAHPKTEELNRFINSEIK from the coding sequence ATGTCGCACATCGTTAATGTGGAGAACGTCCACAAGCGCTTCGGCCAAAACCATGTGCTCAATGGCGTATCTCTTGAGATTGAGCGTGGGCAGGTGGTTGCCATCATCGGGCGTAGCGGTTCCGGCAAAAGCACTCTGTTGCGCTGTCTAAATGGTCTGGAAAAAATAGATTCTGGATCTATCCGGGTCTGCGAAACCGAATTGAACGGACTGGCAAGTAAGGACTTGCTGCGTTTGCGCCAGCGCGTGGGGATTGTGTTTCAAGGCTACAACCTATTCCCACATCTGACAGTCAAGCGCAACGTGACTCTTGCGCTGACCAATATCAAAAAAATGTCTCTTGCCGAAGCTAATGCCATTGCCTCGAAGGTGCTGCAGCAGGTCGGTATGGCGGAAAAGCTGGAGGCTTATCCCGAAATGTTGTCCGGCGGTCAACAACAGCGGGTTGCCATTGCCCGGTCGCTGGCCATGATGCCAGAGCTGATTCTGTTTGACGAAGTCACCTCGGCCCTGGATCCCGAGTTGACCGGCGAGGTGCTGCGCACCATGGAAAACCTGGCCCGCGAAGGCATGACGATGACTTTAGTAACCCATGAGATGGCATTTGCAAAAAAGGTGGCCGACGTGTTGGTGTTCATGCACGCTGGCAAGGTCTGGGAAATCGGCTCCCCCAAGGAGCTGTTTGCCCATCCGAAAACCGAAGAACTGAACCGATTCATTAACAGCGAAATCAAGTAA
- a CDS encoding amino acid ABC transporter permease yields MISGIQIQYLGVAALWTVGLTLMALIGGSILGFCIALFRVSPNSVLRYLSVVYIQTIQGIPLLVLLFIAYFGFSIAGFNPSPFVTVVVAFSLYSAAYLGEIWRGCIQTVPKPQWEASGSLGFNRYQQLRLVIIPQAFRIATPPTVGFLVQLVKNTSLASTVGFIELARAGQILNNTTFKPFSVFLLVALFYFGLCFPLSLLSKKLERSLNVAHR; encoded by the coding sequence ATGATTTCAGGCATACAAATTCAATATCTGGGCGTGGCTGCTTTGTGGACAGTGGGTCTAACGCTTATGGCGCTGATCGGTGGCAGTATTCTGGGCTTCTGCATTGCGTTGTTCAGGGTCTCACCCAATAGTGTCTTGCGATACCTTTCTGTTGTGTACATCCAGACGATTCAAGGCATCCCTCTACTTGTCCTGCTGTTCATTGCCTATTTCGGCTTCAGTATTGCCGGCTTTAACCCCAGTCCATTTGTCACTGTCGTGGTTGCGTTCTCGCTTTATAGCGCGGCCTACTTGGGTGAGATTTGGCGTGGATGCATTCAGACAGTTCCAAAACCCCAATGGGAAGCCTCCGGCAGCCTGGGCTTTAACCGATACCAGCAGTTGCGTCTGGTCATTATTCCGCAGGCCTTTCGGATAGCTACACCGCCCACCGTGGGATTTCTGGTGCAGCTGGTGAAGAACACTTCGTTGGCATCAACTGTAGGGTTTATCGAACTGGCACGAGCAGGACAAATTCTCAATAACACCACGTTCAAACCGTTTTCCGTATTTTTGCTGGTTGCACTGTTTTACTTTGGACTGTGCTTCCCGCTATCTCTATTGAGCAAAAAGCTAGAAAGGTCTCTGAATGTCGCACATCGTTAA
- a CDS encoding amino acid ABC transporter permease — MTYVFEFSDVLAAWPRLLSGLKYTAELSAAGIVFGFVLGTLSAIVRHQKLPVLNGIVSVYVEAIRNTPFLVQAFLVFFGLSTLGIRLSAEFCAALALTLNAGAYTCEIMRAGLDATHKGQIEAAESLGMGWPAIYWHVMLLPAIEKVYPALTSQFVLLMLSTSITSQISAEELTGVANIVQSETFRSFEVYLLVGAIYLALSFVFRMIFWVVGKLCFTSTRVLGPSS, encoded by the coding sequence ATGACTTACGTATTTGAATTTTCGGATGTACTTGCTGCATGGCCTCGACTGCTAAGCGGCCTAAAGTACACCGCTGAACTGTCTGCGGCGGGCATCGTCTTTGGCTTTGTGCTAGGGACCCTGTCCGCTATCGTGCGGCACCAAAAGTTGCCGGTACTCAATGGCATCGTCTCGGTCTACGTGGAGGCAATCCGCAACACACCGTTTCTCGTCCAGGCTTTTTTGGTGTTTTTTGGACTTTCCACCCTGGGTATTCGTTTGAGTGCAGAATTTTGTGCAGCACTCGCGCTGACCCTGAATGCCGGCGCATACACCTGCGAAATCATGCGGGCCGGGCTGGATGCCACCCACAAGGGTCAGATCGAGGCGGCAGAGTCCCTAGGCATGGGCTGGCCCGCCATTTACTGGCATGTGATGTTGTTGCCCGCAATCGAAAAGGTGTATCCGGCGCTGACCAGTCAATTTGTGTTGCTCATGCTGTCCACCAGCATCACCTCGCAAATCTCGGCCGAAGAATTAACCGGTGTCGCAAACATCGTGCAGTCGGAGACGTTCCGCAGCTTTGAGGTTTATCTGTTGGTGGGGGCGATTTATCTGGCTCTCTCATTTGTCTTCCGCATGATCTTTTGGGTCGTCGGAAAGCTGTGCTTTACCAGCACGCGGGTGCTTGGTCCTTCTTCTTAA
- a CDS encoding GntR family transcriptional regulator → MKSTPSATTEFSSARPDTTTRAAPIYALITDRLRKAIQAALIAPGTVLLEGHVAEILGSTRTPVRQALQDLESEGLVSRFEGRGVIVGGAETEPRRVTLTAVMLGMNTSDEPVRKTHGWESIYEEVERDVVNLSVFGNYRVSELEMARNFKVGRMVAHDVLMRLERVGLVEKDERSRWVVRPLDAERIKHLYELRWLLEPAALRSAIDSVTSDETAAMMSELRAAMRAYPAISRTELDKLEDDFHVKLLSKCSNEELLQGLTRTRCLLTLSKHVLGVSAPMPKRDPFMSEHLAVLKAVAGGNITNAQDLLRKHLEGSCSKVSLRALHVRNNLPIPKLPYIS, encoded by the coding sequence ATGAAGTCAACACCAAGCGCAACAACTGAGTTCTCGAGCGCCAGACCGGACACCACTACTCGCGCAGCCCCTATTTATGCGCTCATCACCGATAGGCTGCGTAAGGCCATTCAAGCAGCACTGATAGCGCCCGGCACCGTGCTTCTCGAAGGCCATGTCGCGGAAATTCTGGGTTCAACTCGCACACCGGTGCGTCAGGCTCTGCAGGATTTGGAGTCTGAGGGATTGGTTAGCCGCTTTGAGGGGCGTGGCGTCATCGTTGGTGGTGCGGAGACTGAGCCCCGCCGTGTGACGCTGACTGCCGTAATGCTTGGAATGAATACATCCGACGAACCAGTGCGAAAAACCCATGGCTGGGAGTCCATTTACGAAGAGGTAGAGCGCGACGTTGTCAATCTGTCGGTGTTTGGCAACTACCGTGTGAGCGAACTTGAAATGGCACGCAATTTCAAAGTGGGGAGAATGGTAGCGCATGATGTGCTGATGCGCCTGGAGCGCGTTGGACTGGTGGAAAAGGACGAGCGCTCCCGCTGGGTGGTACGGCCTCTGGATGCTGAACGCATCAAGCACCTGTATGAATTGCGCTGGCTACTAGAGCCTGCTGCCCTGCGTAGCGCCATCGACAGCGTCACGTCAGATGAGACCGCTGCCATGATGAGCGAACTGCGCGCAGCCATGCGTGCCTATCCTGCGATCAGCCGCACAGAGCTTGACAAGCTGGAGGATGACTTCCATGTGAAGCTTTTGTCAAAATGCAGCAACGAGGAGTTGCTGCAAGGCTTAACTCGAACTCGCTGTCTGCTGACGCTGAGCAAACACGTGCTAGGTGTGTCGGCTCCCATGCCCAAACGCGACCCCTTTATGTCCGAGCATCTGGCCGTATTGAAGGCGGTGGCAGGCGGCAATATAACCAATGCACAAGACCTGTTGCGTAAGCACCTGGAAGGCTCTTGCTCCAAAGTCTCCCTCCGGGCTCTGCATGTACGAAACAACCTGCCGATTCCCAAGCTGCCCTATATTTCCTAG
- the pcaF gene encoding 3-oxoadipyl-CoA thiolase has product MNQAFICDAIRTPFGRYGGALSSVRTDDLGAIPLRALMARNHNVDWAAVTDVLYGCANQAGEDNRNIAHMASLLAGLPFEVPGATINRLCGSGLDAVGTAARAIKAGEATLMIAGGVESMSRAPFVMPKMDAAFGRANAVYDTTIGWRFINKLMKAQYGVDSMPETAENVATEFKIEREAQDRMALASQMKAVAAQKAGHLTHEITPVTIMQKKGDALIVDQDEHPRETSLETLGKLKPIVRPDGTVTAGNSSGVNDGACALLLADEATATKNGLVPKARVVGMASAGVAPRIMGIGPAPATQKVLTLTGLTLEQLDVIELNEAFAAQGLAVLRLLGLQDDDPRVNAWGGAIALGHPLGASGARLAITAINRLHATGGRYALCTMCIGVGQGISIILERV; this is encoded by the coding sequence ATGAACCAGGCTTTCATCTGCGACGCCATCCGCACCCCTTTCGGCCGCTACGGCGGCGCGCTCTCCAGCGTACGCACCGACGATCTTGGCGCGATTCCCTTGCGGGCGCTGATGGCGCGCAACCACAACGTGGACTGGGCCGCCGTCACCGATGTGCTCTACGGATGCGCCAATCAAGCCGGCGAAGATAACCGCAATATCGCCCACATGGCTTCCCTGCTGGCGGGTTTGCCCTTTGAAGTGCCGGGTGCCACCATCAATCGTCTATGCGGCTCGGGCCTCGATGCGGTAGGCACGGCAGCGCGTGCCATCAAAGCGGGAGAAGCAACGCTGATGATTGCGGGCGGCGTCGAAAGCATGAGCCGCGCGCCTTTTGTCATGCCCAAGATGGATGCGGCATTTGGCCGCGCCAATGCTGTCTATGACACCACGATCGGCTGGCGCTTCATCAACAAGTTGATGAAAGCGCAGTACGGAGTGGACTCAATGCCAGAAACTGCCGAGAACGTGGCGACAGAGTTCAAGATCGAGCGCGAGGCACAGGACAGGATGGCCTTGGCTAGCCAGATGAAAGCGGTAGCTGCGCAAAAGGCCGGTCACCTGACACACGAAATCACACCAGTGACGATTATGCAGAAGAAGGGTGACGCCCTCATCGTGGACCAAGATGAGCACCCGCGTGAAACCAGCCTCGAAACGCTGGGAAAACTCAAGCCCATCGTGCGCCCGGATGGCACAGTCACGGCCGGCAATTCCAGCGGAGTCAACGACGGGGCCTGCGCGCTGCTGCTGGCTGACGAAGCTACTGCTACCAAGAACGGCCTAGTCCCAAAAGCCCGCGTGGTCGGCATGGCCAGCGCCGGTGTGGCGCCACGCATCATGGGCATAGGCCCGGCGCCGGCCACGCAAAAAGTATTGACCCTGACTGGCCTGACGCTCGAACAGTTGGACGTCATCGAGCTCAACGAAGCATTTGCCGCACAAGGTTTGGCTGTGCTGCGTCTGCTGGGGCTGCAAGACGACGATCCGCGAGTCAACGCCTGGGGCGGTGCCATCGCGCTGGGGCACCCGTTGGGTGCCTCGGGTGCTCGGCTCGCCATCACGGCCATCAACCGCCTGCATGCCACAGGTGGTCGCTACGCGCTATGCACCATGTGCATTGGCGTGGGGCAGGGTATCTCGATCATCCTGGAGAGGGTGTAG
- a CDS encoding 3-oxoacid CoA-transferase subunit B, with protein MTYQKRTKDQLAARVAQDIDEGAVVNLGIGMPTLVANHIPASREVLLHSENGILGMGPAPAAGEEDYDLINAGKQPVTLLKGGSFFHHADSFAMMRGGHVDICVLGAFQVSATGDLANWHTGEKDAIPAVGGAMDLAVGAKQTWVMMDLLTKQGESKLVQACTYPLTGIGCVKRIYSDLATLACTAQGLKLIDKVEGLAHAELEKLVGLPIRN; from the coding sequence ATGACATACCAAAAGCGGACCAAAGACCAGCTCGCCGCGCGCGTGGCGCAGGACATTGATGAGGGCGCGGTCGTTAACCTCGGCATTGGCATGCCCACATTAGTGGCCAACCACATCCCGGCCAGCCGCGAGGTCCTGCTGCACAGCGAAAATGGCATTTTGGGCATGGGGCCAGCGCCCGCTGCGGGCGAGGAGGATTACGACCTGATCAACGCCGGCAAGCAACCGGTGACGCTGCTCAAGGGAGGCTCGTTCTTCCACCACGCCGACAGCTTTGCCATGATGCGTGGCGGCCATGTGGACATCTGCGTGTTGGGTGCCTTTCAGGTTTCAGCCACGGGCGACCTGGCCAACTGGCACACGGGGGAAAAAGACGCCATTCCCGCCGTGGGCGGTGCCATGGATCTGGCCGTTGGAGCCAAGCAGACCTGGGTGATGATGGATCTGCTGACCAAACAGGGAGAGAGCAAGTTGGTACAGGCTTGCACCTATCCGCTCACGGGCATCGGCTGTGTCAAGCGCATCTACTCTGACCTGGCCACGCTGGCATGCACGGCGCAGGGTCTGAAGCTGATTGACAAAGTCGAAGGATTGGCACACGCCGAACTGGAAAAGCTGGTGGGCCTACCGATCCGCAACTGA
- a CDS encoding 3-oxoacid CoA-transferase subunit A yields the protein MINKIAASVADALAGVKDGSTVMIGGFGTSGIPNELIDGLIAQGSKDLTVVNNNAGNGDTGLAALLKAGRVRKIICSFPRQADSYVFDGLYRTGKLELELVSQGNLAERIRAAGAGIGGFFTPTGFGTELAKGKECREINGKNYVLEHPIHGDLALIKAERGDRWGNLMYRMAARNFGPVMATACKKTVATVHEISDLGELNPEHIVTPGIFVHQIVKIERQATQSGGLRKAA from the coding sequence ATGATCAACAAAATAGCAGCCTCGGTGGCTGATGCGCTGGCAGGCGTCAAGGATGGCTCGACCGTCATGATAGGCGGCTTCGGTACCTCTGGCATTCCCAATGAACTCATCGACGGCCTGATCGCGCAGGGGTCAAAAGACCTCACCGTGGTGAACAACAACGCTGGCAACGGCGACACCGGGTTGGCTGCCTTGCTTAAGGCTGGGCGGGTCCGCAAAATCATTTGCTCCTTTCCGCGCCAGGCCGACAGCTATGTGTTCGACGGACTCTATCGCACGGGAAAACTGGAACTGGAGCTGGTGTCACAAGGCAATCTGGCCGAGCGCATCCGCGCGGCTGGCGCGGGCATTGGCGGCTTCTTCACGCCTACCGGTTTTGGCACCGAGTTGGCCAAGGGCAAAGAATGCCGCGAAATCAATGGCAAAAACTACGTGCTGGAGCATCCCATCCATGGTGATCTGGCGCTGATCAAAGCCGAACGGGGCGACCGCTGGGGCAACCTGATGTACCGGATGGCCGCACGCAATTTTGGGCCGGTCATGGCCACCGCGTGCAAAAAAACGGTAGCGACGGTGCACGAAATCTCCGACTTAGGCGAACTCAATCCCGAACACATTGTGACCCCCGGTATCTTTGTCCACCAGATTGTCAAGATAGAGCGCCAGGCCACACAGTCCGGCGGGCTCAGGAAAGCGGCGTGA
- a CDS encoding D-amino acid aminotransferase, producing MNALPPLPSYLNGEFTELPDAKISVMDRGFIFGDGVYEVVPVYGGRLFRFEQHMARLDRSLTEVRIANPMTQAQWAEVALKLVSSYAAYTGAKAENINQLVYIQITRGVAMRDHVMPTDITPTVFVMANKMNLPTDAQRSQGVVCVTADDFRWEKAHIKSTSLLGSVLARQISFDAGAVETIMFRDGFLSEAAASNVWVIKDGKVLGTPKDNLVLEGIRYRLLEEICRSKGIDFELRRVSRDEVVTADELLLSSATKEVLAVTTLDGRPVGAGRPGPVYAQLYAGYQKAKEQA from the coding sequence ATGAACGCATTGCCCCCCCTGCCCAGCTACCTCAACGGTGAGTTCACGGAGCTCCCTGACGCCAAAATCAGCGTCATGGACCGTGGCTTCATTTTTGGCGACGGCGTGTATGAAGTCGTGCCGGTCTACGGCGGACGCTTGTTCCGCTTTGAGCAGCACATGGCGCGACTCGACCGCAGCCTAACTGAAGTCCGTATTGCCAACCCTATGACACAGGCCCAGTGGGCTGAAGTTGCTCTCAAGCTCGTCAGCTCCTACGCCGCCTACACCGGGGCCAAGGCCGAAAACATCAACCAGCTGGTCTACATTCAAATCACCCGCGGCGTGGCCATGCGCGACCACGTCATGCCCACCGACATCACTCCCACCGTGTTTGTCATGGCCAACAAGATGAATTTGCCCACCGATGCACAACGCAGCCAGGGCGTGGTCTGCGTCACCGCAGACGACTTTCGCTGGGAAAAGGCCCACATCAAGAGCACCAGCTTGTTGGGCTCTGTTCTTGCCCGCCAGATCAGTTTTGATGCGGGCGCAGTGGAAACCATCATGTTTCGCGACGGTTTCTTGAGCGAGGCTGCCGCCAGCAACGTCTGGGTCATCAAGGATGGCAAAGTGCTGGGCACACCCAAAGACAATCTGGTGCTGGAAGGCATTCGCTATCGCTTGCTTGAGGAAATCTGCCGCAGCAAGGGCATTGATTTTGAGTTGCGCCGCGTCAGCCGCGACGAGGTAGTGACTGCCGACGAATTGCTCCTGTCCTCGGCTACCAAAGAGGTGCTGGCGGTGACCACCCTGGACGGTCGGCCCGTGGGTGCCGGTCGTCCAGGCCCCGTTTATGCGCAGCTGTATGCGGGTTACCAGAAGGCCAAAGAACAAGCGTGA
- a CDS encoding aspartate/glutamate racemase family protein — protein MNTTVASRRPRIALIHALAQSVQPINEAMVRDWPAATRMNLLDDSLSADLAASGRGLDAAMQERFQCLAHYALDCGSDAILFTCSAFGPCIEEVAQLHPTVPVLKPNEAMIKDAAALGRRVGLVATFTPTLESMPPEFPRVVPLDCRLAEGALAALNDGNGELHDQLIVAAAVSLAARGCEVIALAQFSMARAKSLVERRTGLPVLTTVDSAVAELKRRVDGVALRP, from the coding sequence ATGAACACCACGGTGGCGTCGAGGCGCCCACGTATTGCGCTGATCCATGCGCTCGCACAGTCGGTCCAACCGATCAATGAGGCCATGGTCCGGGACTGGCCCGCTGCCACTCGCATGAACTTGCTCGACGACAGCCTGTCCGCAGACTTGGCGGCCAGCGGGCGCGGACTCGATGCCGCCATGCAAGAGCGCTTTCAATGCCTTGCCCACTACGCGCTGGACTGTGGCAGTGATGCGATCCTGTTCACTTGTTCGGCCTTCGGACCCTGCATCGAAGAGGTTGCGCAGCTGCATCCAACGGTGCCGGTGCTCAAACCCAACGAAGCGATGATCAAGGATGCTGCTGCGCTGGGCCGGCGCGTGGGGCTGGTTGCCACTTTTACCCCGACCCTAGAGTCGATGCCGCCGGAATTCCCGCGTGTTGTCCCGCTCGATTGCCGGCTCGCCGAGGGTGCTCTGGCGGCCTTGAACGACGGCAACGGCGAACTGCACGATCAGCTGATCGTAGCGGCTGCCGTCAGCTTGGCGGCCCGTGGCTGCGAGGTGATTGCACTGGCCCAGTTCAGCATGGCGCGAGCGAAGTCGCTGGTGGAAAGGCGCACCGGTTTGCCGGTGCTGACCACGGTAGACAGTGCCGTGGCCGAGTTGAAACGCCGCGTGGACGGAGTCGCTCTCAGGCCTTGA
- a CDS encoding TRAP transporter permease: MTAPTSTHPPVDLQQLVQEADLGGRKPVGAVKVLMFAVCIGWSVLQLWYASPLPFALRFFVLNDTEMRALHLSLALFLAFLAYPFGKRSSRALVPSVDWVLAALAAFCAAYIFLFYRELSTRPGQPTLVDMVVAVAGVLLLLEATRRVVGPPMAVIAALMLAFAFAGPYMPDAVAHKGVSLSKAVSHYWLSTEGVFGVALGVSSSYIFLFVLFGGLLEKAGAGSYFIKIAYALLGHMRGGPAKAAVVSSGLMGMISGSSVANVVTCGTFTIPLMKRVGYPAHKAGAIETAAGVDGQIMPPVMGAAAFLMAEYVGVPYSEIVRNAILPAAISYIALFYIAHLEALKMGIQGLPRNKGSTTTGRLVGFGLTVCSVILLANVVYYGLGWLRTLMGSAAIWLIVPAIVAAYIAIVRQVSKEPDLTIDDPNTAMLVLPPVKETILAGLHYLLPVVLLIWSLLVEELSPGLSAFYASISLVVILLTQKSLLAYFRGQPNPLSRVKDGWKDLVEGLELGARNMIGIGIATACAGIIVGTVSVTGLGLVMTDLVEIVSAGSLIGMLALVAVVCLILGMGMPTTASYIIVSTLMAPVIVELGSQTGLVVPLVAAHMFVFYFGLMADVTPPVGLASFAAAAIAKADPIKTGITAFFYSIRTGILPFMFIFNTELLLIGIRSWWSLALTVSTAIIAMLVFAAATQGWFIRRNRWYESAVLLLVTFSLLRPDFWLDLMTPKYRVEAGTRLVELAGAGTPGVGLRVRIEGTSLEGKSIHKTVLLPLSAEGDGVQRIRNSGMTVMTTPSGVEIMSVNLKSSADKAGFEQGFQVSGVEVPYDRMDKRWLYLPALLLLAAVYAAQRMRPELPVARGRNAAP; the protein is encoded by the coding sequence ATGACTGCACCAACCTCAACTCATCCACCCGTAGACCTGCAACAACTTGTGCAAGAGGCTGATCTGGGAGGCCGAAAGCCAGTTGGGGCTGTCAAGGTTCTCATGTTTGCCGTCTGCATCGGATGGTCGGTGCTACAGCTCTGGTACGCATCGCCGCTGCCGTTTGCATTGCGATTTTTTGTTCTCAACGACACCGAGATGCGGGCGCTGCATCTGTCGCTGGCCTTATTCCTGGCCTTTCTGGCCTATCCGTTTGGCAAGCGTTCGTCGCGTGCGTTGGTCCCTTCGGTAGATTGGGTCCTGGCGGCGCTGGCCGCCTTCTGCGCCGCCTATATTTTTCTCTTTTACCGCGAACTTTCCACCCGTCCCGGCCAGCCAACGCTGGTCGACATGGTGGTGGCGGTGGCCGGCGTCCTGCTGCTGCTTGAAGCGACCCGGCGCGTCGTCGGCCCGCCGATGGCCGTCATTGCCGCCTTGATGCTGGCCTTCGCGTTTGCCGGCCCCTATATGCCCGATGCCGTGGCCCACAAAGGGGTTTCACTGTCCAAGGCGGTCTCGCACTACTGGCTGTCGACCGAAGGTGTGTTCGGCGTCGCGCTCGGGGTCTCGTCAAGCTACATCTTTCTGTTCGTTCTTTTCGGTGGCCTGCTGGAAAAGGCCGGTGCCGGAAGCTATTTCATCAAGATCGCGTACGCGCTGCTCGGGCACATGCGGGGCGGCCCGGCCAAAGCTGCCGTCGTGTCGTCGGGACTGATGGGCATGATCTCGGGCTCCTCGGTCGCCAACGTGGTGACCTGTGGCACCTTCACCATTCCGCTGATGAAACGGGTTGGATATCCAGCGCACAAAGCCGGCGCTATCGAAACCGCCGCTGGCGTGGATGGCCAGATCATGCCGCCGGTCATGGGCGCAGCCGCCTTCCTGATGGCCGAATACGTCGGCGTGCCCTACTCCGAGATTGTCAGAAATGCGATCCTACCCGCCGCGATCTCCTACATTGCTCTGTTTTATATCGCGCACCTGGAAGCGCTCAAGATGGGCATCCAGGGCTTGCCGCGCAACAAGGGCTCGACGACCACGGGCCGGCTGGTGGGTTTCGGGCTCACCGTCTGCAGCGTCATCCTTCTGGCCAACGTCGTGTATTACGGATTGGGTTGGCTCAGGACCCTAATGGGCAGCGCTGCGATCTGGCTTATCGTTCCTGCGATCGTCGCGGCCTACATCGCCATCGTGCGACAGGTCTCGAAAGAACCCGATCTGACCATTGATGACCCCAACACCGCCATGCTGGTTCTGCCACCGGTCAAGGAAACCATTCTGGCGGGACTGCACTATCTGCTGCCGGTTGTGTTGCTGATCTGGTCGCTGCTGGTCGAAGAACTGTCGCCTGGCCTGTCGGCGTTTTACGCATCGATCTCGCTGGTCGTGATCCTGTTGACGCAAAAGTCCTTGCTCGCTTATTTTCGGGGCCAGCCCAATCCTCTGTCCCGAGTGAAGGACGGCTGGAAAGACCTGGTGGAAGGACTGGAGCTGGGCGCGCGCAACATGATCGGCATCGGCATCGCCACGGCCTGCGCCGGCATCATCGTTGGAACGGTCTCGGTGACGGGCCTGGGTCTGGTGATGACCGATCTGGTTGAAATCGTTTCTGCCGGCAGCTTGATCGGCATGCTGGCACTGGTGGCGGTGGTCTGCCTGATCCTCGGCATGGGCATGCCAACCACCGCGAGTTACATCATTGTCTCGACCCTGATGGCACCGGTCATCGTGGAGCTTGGCTCGCAGACCGGCTTGGTCGTTCCCCTGGTGGCGGCGCACATGTTTGTCTTCTATTTCGGTTTGATGGCCGACGTCACCCCGCCGGTCGGGCTGGCCTCGTTCGCGGCCGCCGCCATTGCCAAGGCGGATCCGATCAAGACCGGGATCACGGCGTTCTTCTACAGCATCCGCACCGGCATCCTGCCCTTCATGTTCATCTTCAACACCGAGCTGCTGCTGATCGGCATTCGCTCCTGGTGGAGCCTGGCGTTGACGGTGTCCACGGCGATTATTGCGATGCTCGTTTTTGCCGCTGCCACGCAAGGCTGGTTCATCAGGCGCAACCGCTGGTACGAGTCAGCTGTGCTTTTGCTGGTGACTTTTTCGTTGCTGCGTCCCGACTTCTGGCTTGACCTGATGACACCCAAATACCGTGTTGAAGCTGGGACCCGACTCGTCGAGCTGGCCGGCGCCGGTACCCCTGGGGTGGGACTTCGGGTGCGTATCGAGGGGACGTCCCTGGAAGGAAAGTCGATCCACAAGACGGTTCTCCTGCCCTTGAGTGCCGAAGGCGACGGCGTCCAGCGCATCAGGAATTCCGGCATGACCGTGATGACCACCCCCTCGGGAGTTGAGATCATGTCCGTCAACCTGAAAAGTAGCGCGGACAAGGCGGGCTTCGAGCAGGGATTCCAGGTCAGCGGTGTGGAGGTGCCCTACGATCGCATGGACAAGCGATGGTTATATCTGCCTGCACTGCTGCTCTTGGCGGCGGTCTATGCCGCCCAGCGCATGCGTCCCGAGCTGCCCGTCGCGCGGGGTCGCAACGCGGCGCCGTAA